A genomic region of Nymphaea colorata isolate Beijing-Zhang1983 chromosome 2, ASM883128v2, whole genome shotgun sequence contains the following coding sequences:
- the LOC116247000 gene encoding putative pentatricopeptide repeat-containing protein At5g52630, giving the protein MKRFCSWKWQQTLECCLHHNDLERAKLVHGLMLSRGIHPPIVSANRFLDMLSEAGEIDQAVKVFDKMRQRDEYSWNTMIKGYARSRLLAEARLLFEQAPARVPITWSSLISGYALNGCEDEALELFWRMQSEGLKPNEYTFGSVLRACAVRPRLSCGQQVHAHVLKTGFDSNVFVVTGLVDMYAKCRRVHEATNLFSITPERNTVLWTAMVSGLSQNGEGRKAMEIFREMHRSGSRPNQFTFPSVLTACASISDIDFGTQIHNHIIQTGFGPNVFVESALVDMYSKCGDLSSAQLVLDNMIVADEVSWNSMIGGCVRHGLQARALCIFKRMHETAMRIDDFTYPSVLNSFASLNELKHGQSVHSMIVKTGFGTHKHVGNALVDMYAKCGSLGYASSVFITMPEPDVISWTSLITGYAHHGFHEDALRLFCDMKDAGISTDEFALASALSACAGLTVLEVGRQIHVIFIKSGFGSSLSIENSLVTMYAKCGCIMDAHTVFDLMPDRDVVSWTALIVGHAQNGRGNVSVELYEKMLRSGTKPDFITFVGVLFACSHAGLVEDGRYYFESMSKIHGISPSTEHYACMIDLLGRAGQIDAAEELLNEMPIKPDATVWKALLSACRVHGKIELGEMAACNLLALEPQNAVPYILLSHMYSSAGKWEEAAKIRRLMKSRGVTKEPGCSWIEVNNTVHAFLAEDRGHPRMAEIYSKIDLVMSLIKEAGYVPDRACALHDVDEEGKEIGLAYHSEKLAVAFGLLAVPPGCPIRVVKNLRVCGDCHSAIKYISKVFSRKIIVRDSNCYHHFSEGACSCRDYW; this is encoded by the coding sequence ATGAAACGGTTCTGCTCGTGGAAATGGCAGCAAACACTGGAATGTTGCCTCCATCACAACGACCTGGAGCGAGCGAAGCTAGTTCATGGCCTTATGTTGTCAAGGGGCATCCACCCACCAATCGTCTCCGCCAACAGGTTCCTGGACATGCTGTCAGAAGCGGGGGAAATAGACCAAGCAGTCAAAGTGTTCGACAAAATGCGCCAGAGAGACGAGTACTCATGGAACACCATGATCAAAGGATATGCCCGCTCCCGCCTGTTGGCCGAAGCACGTCTGCTGTTCGAACAAGCTCCCGCCCGCGTTCCGATTACTTGGTCGTCTTTGATTTCGGGATACGCCCTCAACGGGTGCGAGGACGAGGCGCTTGAACTGTTTTGGAGAATGCAGTCGGAAGGATTGAAGCCCAACGAGTATACATTTGGTAGTGTCTTGCGGGCATGCGCCGTCCGCCCGAGGCTCTCGTGCGGCCAACAGGTTCATGCCCATGTTCTTAAAACTGGTTTCGATTCGAATGTTTTCGTCGTCACGGGTCTTGTTGACATGTATGCGAAATGCAGGAGGGTTCATGAAGCGACCAACCTGTTCTCCATAACGCCTGAAAGGAACACGGTTCTTTGGACAGCCATGGTGTCTGGGTTATCTCAAAATGGGGAAGGCCGAAAAGCAATGGAGATCTTCCGAGAGATGCATCGGTCTGGCTCCAGGCCTAATCAATTCACCTTTCCAAGTGTGCTTACTGCTTGCGCTAGCATTTCAGATATTGACTTTGGAACTCAAATACATAATCACATAATTCAGACTGGTTTCGGACCTAATGTGTTCGTAGAAAGTGCATTGGTTGATATGTACTCGAAATGTGGGGACCTGAGCAGCGCTCAGCTGGTGCTAGACAATATGATAGTTGCAGATGAGGTCTCATGGAACTCCATGATTGGAGGGTGTGTGAGACACGGGCTACAAGCCAGAGCCCTATGCATCTTCAAAAGAATGCATGAAACTGCCATGAGGATTGATGATTTCACATATCCTTCAGTTCTCAATTCTTTTGCTTCTCTGAATGAACTTAAACATGGGCAATCAGTTCATTCTATGATTGTGAAAACGGGCTTTGGTACGCATAAACATGTGGGGAATGCTTTGGTAgacatgtatgcaaaatgtggaaGCTTGGGGTATGCATCTTCTGTATTCATTACCATGCCTGAACCAGATGTAATCTCATGGACTTCATTGATCACTGGTTATGCACATCATGGATTTCATGAAGACGCTCTTAGGCTGTTTTGCGATATGAAAGACGCAGGCATTTCCACTGATGAATTTGCCTTAGCTAGTGCTCTGAGTGCTTGTGCAGGATTGACAGTCCTTGAAGTGGGGCGTCAAATTCATGTGATATTCATAAAATCTGGTTTTGGGTCATCTTTGTCAATTGAAAATTCCCTGGTTAccatgtatgcaaaatgtggatGCATCATGGATGCTCATACTGTCTTCGACTTGATGCCAGATAGAGATGTTGTTTCTTGGACTGCTCTCATCGTGGGTCATGCTCAGAATGGCAGAGGGAATGTGTCTGTGGAACTCTATGAAAAAATGCTTAGAAGTGGAACTAAGCCAGATTTCATCACCTTCGTTGGAGTTCTTTTTGCTTGCAGTCATGCTGGGCTTGTAGAGGATGGTCGCTACTACTTTGAGTCTATGAGCAAAATTCATGGTATTAGTCCAAGTACAGAACATTATGCCTGCATGATTGATCTCTTAGGCCGCGCTGGACAGATAGATGCAGCTGAAGAGCTGTTAAATGAGATGCCAATAAAGCCAGATGCAACTGTTTGGAAAGCACTCCTTTCTGCTTGCAGAGTCCATGGAAAAATTGAACTAGGAGAAATGGCAGCTTGTAATCTTCTTGCGTTGGAGCCCCAAAATGCAGTACCATATATTTTACTGTCTCACATGTACTCTTCTGCCGGTAAATGGGAGGAAGCAGCAAAAATTAGAAGATTGATGAAGTCACGAGGAGTAACAAAAGAACCAGGCTGCAGCTGGATTGAGGTGAATAACACGGTCCATGCTTTTCTGGCCGAAGATAGGGGACACCCGAGGATGGCTGAAATATATTCTAAGATTGACTTAGTTATGAGTCTAATTAAGGAAGCTGGGTATGTTCCTGATCGGGCGTGTGCATTACATGATGttgatgaggaaggaaaagagaTTGGGCTTGCATACCACAGTGAGAAATTGGCAGTGGCTTTTGGCCTCCTTGCAGTGCCTCCTGGCTGCCCCATCAGGGTTGTCAAGAACCTTCGTGTATGTGGAGACTGCCATTCTGCTATTAAATACATCTCAAAAGTCTTCTCCAGGAAAATTATAGTCAGGGATTCAAACTGTTACCACCACTTCAGTGAGGGTGCATGTTCCTGCAGGGATTATTGGTAA
- the LOC116248931 gene encoding E3 ubiquitin-protein ligase XBAT33-like: MLIGLIRGMGNSFGCSASGERLVSAARDGDLIEARMLLELNPCLAKYSTFGGHNSPLHFAAAKGHNEIVNVLLEHGADSNSKNYCGQTALMHACRYGHWEVVQMLLLYKGNVARADYRGRTALHFAASNGHARCMRLLVADFIPSEPYEPATFSETMGESFTRQKYNSALSKFVNWDADGGLTALHVAALHGHFDCVQLLLDISANGSAVTFHNGTSMDLIGAGSTPLHYAACGGNMKCCQVLIAKGASRTARNCDGRLPLDIAVTWGRHWLAPLLAPDSDVIPRMFTPSKFLALPLSSIISIARECGLQSAGDLTDDDDLCAVCLERSCMVAAEGCAHEFCIKCALYLCSTSNIRSGAISPPGSIPCPLCRNGIVSFVKLACSPTKDRKLNHSLHLCTACMLQGHACTASSANDDRSDLRKSCVASVSSNMSCPVSCTPFASFTLPSCTCHSDPECHHDENSGRTPQLPENAPVQQDRIEGPKIGKIGCTKLFRHRRTCHREHQCDLEIGV, translated from the exons ATGTTGATTGGTTTGATTAGAGGAATGGGTAACTCATTTGGGTGTTCTGCATCCGGAGAGAGGTTGGTTTCTGCCGCTAGAGATGGTGACCTTATTGAAGCTCGCATGCTCCTGGAACTCAATCCGTGCCTTGCCAAATACTCCACGTTTGGAGGCCACAATTCTCCTCTTCATTTTGCCGCCGCAAAAGGCCACAACGAG ATAGTCAACGTCTTGCTTGAGCATGGGGCAGATTCCAATTCGAAGAATTATTGTGGGCAG ACAGCATTAATGCATGCTTGTCGATATGGACATTGGGAAGTGGTTCAAATGCTTCTATTGTATAAGGGCAAT GTTGCAAGAGCAGATTACCGTGGTAGAACAGCGTTGCACTTTGCAGCATCTAATGGTCATGCCAGGTGCATGAGGCTTCTTGTTGCTGATTTTATACCCAGTGAGCCTTATGAGCCTGCTACTTTCTCGGAGACTATGGGTGAAAGCTTCACCAGACAAAAATACAACAG TGCGCTCTCCAAGTTTGTGAACTGGGATGCTGATGGGGGACTGACAGCTCTTCATGTGGCTGCACTGCATGGCCATTTTGATTGTGTGCAATTGCTTCTTGATATAAGTGCAAATGGTTCAGCCGTGACATTCCACAATGGTACATCAATGGACTTGATAG GTGCTGGAAGCACCCCTTTGCATTATGCTGCATGTGGAGGAAATATGAAGTGTTGCCAG GTTCTTATTGCAAAAGGTGCTAGCCGAACTGCTAGGAACTGTGATGG ACGGCTACCACTTGATATTGCGGTAACATGGGGAAGGCATTGGCTTGCACCACTGCTAGCACCGGACTCTGATGTGATTCCCCGAATGTTTACACCATCGAAGTTCTTAGCCTTGCCTCTTTCAAGTATAATAAGCATAGCAAG GGAGTGTGGGCTACAATCTGCTGGAGACTTaactgatgatgatgatctttgTGCTGTCTGCCTAGAGAGATCTTGCATGGTTGCTGCTGAAG GTTGTGCTCATGAATTCTGTATCAAGTGTGCCCTTTACCTGTGCTCAACTAGCAACATCAGATCTGGCGCCATTAGTCCTCCTGGTTCCATTCCATGTCCTCTTTGTCGAAATGGGattgtttcttttgtcaaaCTGGCTTGCTCTCCCACCAAAGATCGGAAACTGAACCACTCTCTTCATCTCTGCACTGCATGCATGCTTCAGGGTCATGCCTGCACTGCGTCTTCTGCCAATGATGATAGGTCTGACTTACGCAAGAGCTGTGTTGCTTCTGTTTCTTCAAATATGTCCTGTCCCGTCTCTTGTACTCCATTTGCTTCTTTCACATTACCTTCATGTACATGCCATAGTGACCCTGAATGCCATCATGATGAGAATAGCGGTAGAACACCTCAACTACCAGAAAATGCTCCAGTTCAGCAGGACAGAATTGAAGGGCCgaaaattggaaaaattggCTGTACGAAGCTTTTTCGACACCGCAGGACTTGCCACAGAGAGCATCAGTGTGATCTGGAAATAGGTGTTTGA
- the LOC116247001 gene encoding shaggy-related protein kinase epsilon-like: MHVMRRLKSIASGRSSFSDPNGDSGAKRAKFDREGQGKVVAAPDSVEHNDVTLHQPLPATSLVVDTANTEITDCGFTGKNEDAGVEQLPKEMHEMKLTDDKVDHQDDKPSQSAEVTVVSGNGTEAGHIIKITIGGENGQPKQTVSYMAERIVGTGSFGVVFQVKCLETGQQFAIKKVLQDRRYKNRELQIMKLMDHPNVVKLRHCFFSTNEKDELYLNLVLEYVSETVYRVSRQYSRMNQRMPIIYVQLYTYQILRSLAYIHGVLGVCHRDIKPQNLLVNPHTHQLKLCDFGSAKMLVAGEPNISYICSRYYRAPELIFGATEYTTAIDMWSAGCVLAELLLGQPLFPGESGVDQLVEIIKILGTPTREEIRCMNPNYTDFKFPQIKANPWHKVFPKKTSPDAVDLASRLLQYSPNMRLTALEACAHPFFDDLRDPNARLPNGCPFPPLFDFQPQELEGASPELRQRLIPEHARK; this comes from the exons ATGCATGTCATGAGGCGTCTCAAGAGCATTGCCTCCGGCCGGTCTTCCTTTTCCGATCCT AATGGAGATTCTGGAGCCAAAAGGGCAAAGTTTGACCGGGAAGGGCAAGGCAAGGTGGTGGCAGCACCAGATTCTGTTGAACATAATGACGTGACCCTGCATCAGCCTTTACCTGCTACATCTTTGGTGGTTGATACAGCTAACACTGAGATAACAGATTGTGGATTCACTGGGAAGAATGAAGACGCTGGTGTTGAACAGCTTCCAAAGGAaatgcatgaaatgaaattAACCGATGATAAAGTTGACCATCAGGATGATAAA CCATCTCAGAGTGCTGAGGTGACTGTTGTGAGTGGAAATGGCACTGAAGCAGGTCATATCATTAAAATAACTATAGGTGGTGAAAACGGCCAGCCAAAACAG ACAGTATCATACATGGCAGAGCGTATTGTTGGAACTGGTTCTTTTGGTGTTGTCTTTCAG GTCAAGTGCCTAGAGACTGGTCAACAGTTTGCTATAAAGAAGGTTCTACAAGACAGAAGATACAAAAACCGTGAATTACAAATAATGAAATTGATGGACCATCCTAACGTCGTAAAGCTGAGGCATTGTTTCTTTTCAACCAACGAAAAAGATGAGTTGTACCTTAATCTTGTGCTTGAATATGTGTCCGAGACAGTTTATCGAGTTTCCAGGCAGTATTCCAGGATGAACCAGCGTATGCCAATCATATATGTACAGTTGTATACTTATCAG ATCTTAAGATCGTTAGCTTACATTCATGGTGTTCTTGGTGTGTGTCATCGTGACATAAAGCCACAGAATTTATTG GTTAATCCTCACACTCACCAACTGAAGCTTTGTGATTTTGGGAGTGCAAAAATGCTG GTGGCAGGTGAACctaatatatcatatatatgttcACGGTATTATCGAGCCCCAGAGCTGATATTTGGAGCTACAGAATATACAACCGCTATAGATATGTGGTCTGCTGGCTGTGTTTTAGCAGAGCTTCTCCTAGGACAG CCTCTCTTTCCAGGTGAAAGTGGTGTTGATCAATTAGTGGAGATTATTAAG ATTTTGGGGACCCCAACTAGAGAAGAAATTCGCTGCATGAATCCAAACTACACAGATTTCAAGTTCCCTCAGATTAAAGCTAATCCATGGCACAAG GTCTTCCCTAAGAAGACATCTCCTGATGCTGTTGATCTTGCCTCGAGGTTACTCCAGTACTCCCCAAATATGCGATTAACTGCT TTGGAAGCATGTGCGCATCCCTTCTTCGACGACCTGAGAGATCCTAATGCCCGCTTGCCAAATGGTTGCCCATTTCCTCCGCTTTTTGACTTCCAGCCGCAAG AGTTGGAGGGTGCTTCTCCTGAGCTGCGCCAACGTCTCATCCCAGAGCATGCAAGGAAATGA